Genomic segment of Saprospiraceae bacterium:
CAAAGATTCCTTTGGATTTGCTACTAGTTTTTTTATTTCATGGATATGTCCTGCAATAATTGGTATTGCAATTAATTGTTGGGTAGAATCAAAAGCAGAGTTTGTTGCATCTAATTCAATATCAGGAACGACCCCTTTATTTGTAGCCAATCTTCTTTTTTTTCTACTATAATAAATGGCCTCCCCTGAATTTTCAGGATTTGACAAATAATTATACTCTTCTGAATTTTCATACGGTTTTTGAATGAGTCTTCCGGAATTGGTACTGAATCTGCTTACGGCCAGGCGGATTGCAGATCCATCCGGTAAGCTGTATTGTTCGAGCACAGTGCCTTTGCCATACGTATTTTGACCGACTATGGTCGCACGGTCCAAATCTTGAAGAGAAGCTGCAATCAATTCTGCGGCAGAAGCTGTTTCGTTATCAACCAACACTACTATTTTATCTAATCTAAAAAAAGGTTTTCCCGTTGATTTAAATTCCTTTGCAGCAGTTTTAAATCCTTGCGTCTTAAACAATAAAATATCTTTTTCCGGTATGAGTTGATTGAGAATATAAGCTGCTTCATGAACCAGGCCGCCCGCATTTCCGCGTAAATCTATGATCAGGCGATTGCAATTTTTTCCGGAAACATAGGTTTCCAAAACATTCATAAATTCTCTGTAACTTTCTTTGTTTAAGATTTTTAATTTCAAATACACGACTCCTTTTTCAGGACTGAAAGAAAGTCCTACAGCATTGTCTTTAAAAGGACTCAGACCAATTTTTGAATTTTGTTCCCGTGCAAATTCATGACTATACCATGCAATTTCAATACTATCCTGATTTGATTCTAAAATGGAATCAATTAATGAATCTAAATAATACATGTCGGGTTTGATTTGCAAACCATTGATCAATTTAATTTGATCACCGGCTTGCATCCCTGCGGCAGCTGCATCACTCGCTTCACGAACCTTTTGAATAACTATTTTTGAATCAGCAACTACCAAATCCAATCCAAAATCCTCATCGGTGCCATTCATTCGATTCGAAAATGAATTGAGTTCGCTCGATGGAATGTAATCTGAGTAAGGATCTAAACTTGCAAGCCATGCATCCAAAGCAAGGTCTGTGCTTTTTTCCAAATCAATGCTATCAATATATTTTGATTGAATATAACCCATGACATCCGCAAATTTTTGAATGCGATCCATTGAATTTAATTGGATCGCATTGGTTTCAACGGATGGTTTTTGAACTTGTCGCATATTCATGCCAGCTATCAGACCGATTGCTGCACACAAACCCAATAAAAATGGTTGCCATTTTTTATATGTATCCAAGTTGGTGCTCACGGCTAGTAATACGTATAGCGTCTCACTTTAGCTACGTGTTTTGCAAGTCTTACAACCTGACAGGTATATCCAAATTCATTATCATACCAGGCATAAATGGTCACTGTTTTTCCATCTGCTGAAACGATGGTGGACGGTGCATCTACAACAGAAGCACAGGTAGTACCTACTGCATTGCTGGAAACGTATTCGTTTGAAGTTGAATACTGAAGTTGTTCAACCAAATCCCCATACAGACTTGCATGACGCAATTTGGCAAGGATTTCTTCCAGGTTGGTTGGTTTTTCCAAAGTCAGATTCAAAATTGCCAATGAAACATTTGGTACCGGAACGCGAACGGCATTGCCGGTTAATTTACCTTTAAGATGAGGCAATACTTTTGCAACGGCACTTGCTGCACCTGTGCTTGTGATTACCATATTGATCGGTGCGCCGCGACCTCTTCTCGGTTTGCGGTGAAAATTATCCAACAAGTTTTGGTCACTGGTATAAGCATGAACAGTTTCCAAATGTCCTTTTTCAATTCCGAATGCCTGATCTATTACTTGAATAATTGGAACGATTGCATTGGTGGTACAGGAAGCTGCACAAAAAATATTTTCATCTACATTGTCTGCTTCCTGGGTGTTGACACCTACTACGATGTTGGGAATGTCTTTTCCTGGAGCCGTTAAAATTATTTCAGAAATACCGGGTCTAAGATGAGCGGATAATTTTTCACGCGTATCAAACATTCCTGTATTATCAATCAGGAGTGCATCATGAATGCCATAATCTTCATAATTAATTTCCGCAGGTGATGCAGCAAAGATCATTCTGATTCGATTTCCATTGATGATCGCTTCTGTTCCGTCCGGGCTTACTTCAATAGCCCCGGGAAAACTTCCATGGATTGAATCACTTTCCAAAAGCGCCAATCGCTTATGCACTTCTTCAAATTGATTTTTCATGCCTGCCCTCACAACGATGGCTTTTAATCGCAATTGTTCGCCACTTCCGGTTGATGAAATCAATCTGCGCGCAACCAATCGGCCGATTCGACCAAATCCATACAAAACAACGTCTTTGGGTTCAAATCCAACATTACCAATTTGCAAACCCGATTGCAGACGGTCTTTTATAAAATGGTCTAAGCTATCGAAATGCTTTTGCTGTGTTTCCCATTCGGAGGCTAATTTTCCAATGTCTATCCGTGACGGGCCCAGTTCATCCATTTTAAAAATAATGCGGGCAATCTCCAGGCTTAAATCAAGGTCAAGGGGTTTGTCAATATAATTCTTTGCAAAGAGGTGGTCGCTGATAATTTGACTGGGACGCACGTCGTAAAGATCCTTGCGAAAAATGACCAATTCAATCGAACGGTCAAAACGCAGGTCGCCAACGATTTTACTTAACTCAAGTGCATTTTTTTCCTTTTCCCGCCAGTCCTTTAGTGCGAGTTCAATTTTTTCGTTTTGGTTAACGATAGACATAGGATTTAATTTTCCGCAAAGGTTATAAAATCCGAAGCAAAAAACAATCCGGCTTGCGGTTTATCCGAGGTATTGTTTAAGTAATTTACTTCTGGAAGCTGAACGCAGTTTATTAATGGCTTTATCCTTAATCTGGCGCACCCGTTCGCGGGTTAATCCAAATTTATCCCCAATATCTTCAAGAGACTCAGGATGCTCTACACCAATTCCAAAATACAATTTGATGACATCTGCCTGGCGATCTGTTAAAGTGCCAAGAGCCCGTTCAATTTCTTGACGTAAAGAATCTTTGAACTCCAGCTTTGCATCGGTGGCAGGTGTGCTGTCGTTTTCCAGAACATCCAACAAAGAATTGTCTTCACCTTCCACGAAAGGTGCATCCATGGACACGTGGCGTGCTGCTACACCCATGGTTGTTTCCACCTCTTCTGTTGGAATCTCCAGCAAAGTAGCCAACTCCTCTGCAGAGGGTTCCCGTTCAAATTCTTGTTCGAGTTCAGAAAAAGCACGGTTAATTTTATTTAAAGAACCCACTTTGTTTAATGGGAGACGCACAATCCGTGATTGTTCGGCTAATGCCTGAAGTATGGATTGACGAATCCACCACACCGCATAGGAGATAAATTTAAATCCCCTGGTTTCATCAAAACGCTGAGCGGCTTTAATCAAACCTAAATTGCCTTCATTGATCAAATCTGAAAGAGAAAGACCCTGGTTTTGATATTGTTTTGCGACTGAAACCACAAAACGGAGGTTTGCTTTAGTGAGTCGTTCAAGGGAAAGCTGATCCCCTTGTTTAATCTTTTTTGCTAAATCTACCTCTTCCTCTGGAGTCAAAAGATCTACTTTTCCAATTTCCTGTAAATATTTTTCGAGAGACTGACTTTCCCGATTGGTGATGGATTTCGTAATCTTTAACTGCCTCATGTAGGATTGGTAAATTTATAAATTATTAAAATTCAACGAATTATAAAATAAATTAGAGAAATTTTATAACAGAGGGCGAAAATAATGCCAAGCTGGCAATAATAACCCTATCAGGAATTAATGTTTTGTGAATAAAAAAAGTTCATGATTTAACAAAAAAATATTCAAACAATTTTAATATTGCCGCTTCAACGTACTCAATTAGATTAAAAAAGATACAGTATCAATGGCTAGAGTCCAATTTCAAACCGAGTTCATGTTTAAGTCATCGCCTGCGACGCTTTACCTTTTTACAACCGAACCCACCTGTATGGTACGTTGGTTTTGTGACCGGGTGGATAACATCGGTGACCAATATACCTTTGATTGGGAAGGAGATCACGAAGAGGCGACCCTTGTTCAAGATATCGAAGAAGAATTGGTAAGATACCGATGGAATGACCGGGAAGACGAATTTTTGCAATTCCGAATCTATAAGACAGATATAACCAATGAGACCATTTTGGAGGTGACCGATTTTTGTGATGACGATGAGGTAAAAGGTCAAAAAGATCTTTGGGAGGTTTATATCAAGAAATTTAAGACTTTTTGCGGAGGGTAAATAATGTTGCAATTCTGCGATCCTGCAATCTTTCAATTTAACAATGCTGAAATTATAGCATGTTGCTTTGGGAAAATGCTTTAATCATGTACCCGTCTCTGTGACCCTCGGCGAGGACGCCTTCGGGAACTGTTTTTTTTTTAATGTTTTTTGTTGTTCAGAAGAGATGCGAATTTGAGATTCAGATAACTCGATTATCTCAAAGTTTCCGAAGGCGTCCCCGCCGAGGATTTTCGGAGAGAAATTTTCCTTTTTAGATGCAATTTACTTTTTAATGCTTCAATTATGTACCCGTCTACGTATATCAAAAAATTTAAGACCTTTTGCGGAGGGTAAATAATGTTGCAATTCTGCGATCCTGCAATCTTTCAATGTAACAATGCTGAAATTAAAGCATGTTGCTTTGGGAAAATGCTTTAATCATGTACCCGTCTCTGTGACCCTCGGCGAGGACGCCTTCGGGAACTGGTTTTTTTTAATGTTTTTTGTTGTTCAGAAGAGATGCGAATTTGAGATTCAGATAACTCGATTATCTCAAAGTTTCCGAAGGCGTCTCCGTGAGCCTCGGCGTGGACACCTTCAGTAATTGGTTTTTTCAAGATTTGAAATCAATCAATACTCAGGCAATCAAATAATACACTGCTGTGGTGTAGTAATTTCTAAAATAAGGAATGGCATTTAAACCCGGAAGAACTGATTTGGGTTCTACATTAAATTTAAATTTGTAGATGGGGTTGGTGAAGAAAAGCTTTCTGTTTAAAACTTGAAATTGATTTTGTTTGATTATTTTTTCAAAGCGTTCAATGGAAATTCCGGTTTCTTTTATTTCCATAAATTCATTGAGGGTGATGGCATCTTGGCCACCCCACTCCAATAGTTTTTTGTAAATGAATTTTGGCAAGAGATGAAACCAGGGCAATTTGCTCAGGAGCTTTGACTGTGCCATTTGTTGATGCCCGCCAAAAGGCATTTGCCAGGGAGGGAATCCAAAAAATATTACTCCACCGGGATTTAAAAAACTTTTCAATTGCTGAATAAATTGCTCCTGATTTGGAATGTGCTCAATCACATCCTTTAATAAGATGATATCAAACGGACCATCCAAATCATATTTAAGTTGGATGTCATAAATATTTTTTGAAAGGAATTTTAATTTACCCAAACCAAATGCTTCTTGTTGAAAATGTTTGGCTGCTTCAATACGTGAAGGACTTAAATCAATGCCATAACAGGATAGGTTTCTTTCAACAAATGCCTTTAAAACACCTGCCTCTGCGCATCCAATTTCTAAAACCCGATCCTGATTTTGAAGTGGACGTTTTTCTTCTATAAATGGAATAATAAAATCTCTTGCAGTGAGATACTGCATGTCAAAATAGCGTTGTTTATCTTTATGGTATTCAAACATTAATTTCCTTTGAACGTTGGTTTGCGCTTATTTAAGAAAGCATCCACCCCTTCATTTGCATCTTTGGTAATCATTAAATTTCCAAATGAATCTAATTCTGATTCATATCCCTGCATTTCAAAATCAAAATATGAATTCACAATTTTGATAACTTTCTGGATGGCTATGGGTGCTTTGGTTGCAATTTTTTGGATGATCTCCAATGATTTTTCAACTTCTTTTCCAGGATCAACTACGTGATTTACCAAACCCAGACGATGCGCTTCTTCTGCAGTAATCATATCTCCTGTCATCAACATTTCGATTGCTTTTCCTTTTCCAATGTAGTGAATAAGTCTTTGGGTGCCTCCATATCCCGGAATCAATCCAAGATTTACTTCCGGTTGGCCAAATTTGGCATTGGAACCTGCTACCCGGATGTGACAGGCCATTGCCAATTCACAACCTCCTCCCAGCGCAAATCCATTTACTGCTGCAATTACAGGGATATTGAGTTTTTCGATTTCCGAAAACAACATTTGGCCTTTTCGTCCCAGCGCAATGCCTTCTTTTCTGTTAAGTCCTACAAATTCAGAAATGTCTGCCCCGGCAACAAAAGATTTAGGACCGGCGCCTGTTATAATTAAGCCGCGTAATTCATCTGTTTTGGCCTCAATCTCATCGATTGCGGCATTTAATTCGTCAATTACATTATGATTTAACGCATTCATCGCCTGCTCGCGATTGATTGTCAAAATGCAGACATTATGTTCGTATTGCTTTAATACCTCATTCATGATTTAATTAATTGATTGATTCAGAATTGTTTATGTATCTGAGATTTTAGGTAACGGGTGCAAATATATTGAGAACGGGCATTTCTTAATGAATCTTAAATGTTTTGACTGTAACAGTCCAGCTTTTAGAGAGCTAATTCGGCTAACACATCTTTGCAGTTGCATGCGTTATACTGCTTGTGATTTAGCCCAAATTTATCGATTTATACGTTAAATTCTGGATGAATTCATATTTGTAGAACTACCTTTGACGAAATTTTAATAAAATCGTATGAAAAATATACTTGGTTTACTGTTCTTTCTTGTTTTAAGCAATAGCTTAGTAGCTCAGGACGGTGATCTCAACATGAAAATCATTGCCCATGTACCGGCTCCTAGCGGAGGCAGTGGCATTTGGCATTATGTCGATCGCAACGGGATTGAATATGCTGCCATCGGAACCCGTGATGCCTTAGAAATTTACAGTCTGGAAGATCCTTCAAAACCGATTCTGCGAGCCAGCGTAAAAGGAGTTAATACGATATGGAGAGAAGTGTATGCTTACCAAGATTACATCTATGCTGTTACAGATAATGCCTCCGATGGAGTGATTATTGTCAATATGAAAAATGCTCCGGGTACCATAACCAGTAAATTCTGGACCACTTCAATAACTGCAAACAATCAAACTGCAAATATTACAACTTGTCATACGGTATATGTTGATGACAAAGGAATTCTATGTTTGAATGGCTGTCGTCCCTGGCAGGGTGTTTTATTTTTTGATCTCAATCAAGATCCTGATAACCCTAAATTTTTAGGAGCTGAGACCACCCGTTATTGCCACGATATGTTTATGCGCAGAGATACTTTGTATTCATCAGAAATTTATGAAGGTCTGATGACTGCATATGATGTTAGGGATAAATCAAAACCAGTTGAAATCAATGGTGTAAAAACTCCTTTTGCTTTTACCCATAATAACTGGCCATCGGATGATAACCGCTATATGTTTACGACAGATGAGAAAGAAAATGCGTATGTAGCTGCTTATGATATTTCTGATATACATAATATAAAATTACTTGATCAGTGGCGTCCAAAAGATACGGAAGGTACCGGAGTCATTCCACACAATACCAGATACCTGGATGGTTATTTGATTACATCCTATTACACCGATGGAGTAAAAATTATCGATGCACACCGTCCTGAAAATTTAATTGAAGTTGGATCTGTTGACACCTATTCCGGAAATCTAACCGGGTTTCACGGTTGCTGGGGTGTGAGTCCGTTTTTACCAAGTAAAACCATCGTCGCATCGGATATTGAAGGAGGATTGTTTGTTATTAAAC
This window contains:
- a CDS encoding enoyl-CoA hydratase/isomerase family protein, with amino-acid sequence MNEVLKQYEHNVCILTINREQAMNALNHNVIDELNAAIDEIEAKTDELRGLIITGAGPKSFVAGADISEFVGLNRKEGIALGRKGQMLFSEIEKLNIPVIAAVNGFALGGGCELAMACHIRVAGSNAKFGQPEVNLGLIPGYGGTQRLIHYIGKGKAIEMLMTGDMITAEEAHRLGLVNHVVDPGKEVEKSLEIIQKIATKAPIAIQKVIKIVNSYFDFEMQGYESELDSFGNLMITKDANEGVDAFLNKRKPTFKGN
- a CDS encoding activator of HSP90 ATPase 1 family protein is translated as MARVQFQTEFMFKSSPATLYLFTTEPTCMVRWFCDRVDNIGDQYTFDWEGDHEEATLVQDIEEELVRYRWNDREDEFLQFRIYKTDITNETILEVTDFCDDDEVKGQKDLWEVYIKKFKTFCGG
- a CDS encoding glyceraldehyde-3-phosphate dehydrogenase, translating into MSIVNQNEKIELALKDWREKEKNALELSKIVGDLRFDRSIELVIFRKDLYDVRPSQIISDHLFAKNYIDKPLDLDLSLEIARIIFKMDELGPSRIDIGKLASEWETQQKHFDSLDHFIKDRLQSGLQIGNVGFEPKDVVLYGFGRIGRLVARRLISSTGSGEQLRLKAIVVRAGMKNQFEEVHKRLALLESDSIHGSFPGAIEVSPDGTEAIINGNRIRMIFAASPAEINYEDYGIHDALLIDNTGMFDTREKLSAHLRPGISEIILTAPGKDIPNIVVGVNTQEADNVDENIFCAASCTTNAIVPIIQVIDQAFGIEKGHLETVHAYTSDQNLLDNFHRKPRRGRGAPINMVITSTGAASAVAKVLPHLKGKLTGNAVRVPVPNVSLAILNLTLEKPTNLEEILAKLRHASLYGDLVEQLQYSTSNEYVSSNAVGTTCASVVDAPSTIVSADGKTVTIYAWYDNEFGYTCQVVRLAKHVAKVRRYTYY
- a CDS encoding sigma-70 family RNA polymerase sigma factor, translated to MRQLKITKSITNRESQSLEKYLQEIGKVDLLTPEEEVDLAKKIKQGDQLSLERLTKANLRFVVSVAKQYQNQGLSLSDLINEGNLGLIKAAQRFDETRGFKFISYAVWWIRQSILQALAEQSRIVRLPLNKVGSLNKINRAFSELEQEFEREPSAEELATLLEIPTEEVETTMGVAARHVSMDAPFVEGEDNSLLDVLENDSTPATDAKLEFKDSLRQEIERALGTLTDRQADVIKLYFGIGVEHPESLEDIGDKFGLTRERVRQIKDKAINKLRSASRSKLLKQYLG
- a CDS encoding class I SAM-dependent methyltransferase, producing MFEYHKDKQRYFDMQYLTARDFIIPFIEEKRPLQNQDRVLEIGCAEAGVLKAFVERNLSCYGIDLSPSRIEAAKHFQQEAFGLGKLKFLSKNIYDIQLKYDLDGPFDIILLKDVIEHIPNQEQFIQQLKSFLNPGGVIFFGFPPWQMPFGGHQQMAQSKLLSKLPWFHLLPKFIYKKLLEWGGQDAITLNEFMEIKETGISIERFEKIIKQNQFQVLNRKLFFTNPIYKFKFNVEPKSVLPGLNAIPYFRNYYTTAVYYLIA